The region TAATTATTACATTACATCCCTTCATTCactttcttcttcattttatttgtaaGTTCCTGAATTGAACTGGATCCCGGTGTCATCATTGGCTACTGCCAGATAGACTTCAGATTTTCAGTATTCGCTTAGGACTAGTCACAGCTTTGTTTATTAAATTGTCAAACATATTGGAGGTTGaaaatttcgatattttttaattactaaAGTGTGATCACTAACCCTTGTTGGCACACTGTACTTAAGAAATGCAACAACTCAAATAATATCTTATTTTaccgaattttttaatttaaatctaTTTTACTACAAAATTGAAACGTAGTTgaataattaaagtttatttaagTCTTCCTGTAGTTACATTGATATACACTAAACAAGTTGCAGTATAAAGAATAGGTTCGCGGAGGCCGCGATAGTAAGATCATTGTGAATGGATATGACACCAATACTTTTTTTAAAGATAAATTCGAAAGTCTTTGATAAAGTGAgcagaatgtaatttttacaTACATCAGAAGTCGCCATATAAATAACATTGGAAAACAcctagggtaagagacccaattactatggtgGTACCACTTattatgcctatattaattatacttatttttaaagcataatgaatatttaaaaagagatatatataaagtacatactaactgattttaatgaaaaaaatttaatattcatatgctttaaaaataagtataattaatataggcacagtaattggtacccccacactAGTCGGGTTCCTTACTCTACTGTAAACGTTTGAACGTTGTTCGTAGACGTTTCAAGCGAATGGTGAAGAATTCATTTGTGGTAAACGGAGTAGTTAATTGCACGGTTGTAAACGGTTGAAGCTAAGAGTTCTAGCGTGCAAGTATCCGCAGATGTGCGTGTGCTGCTACAAGAACGAGTGTCCGCTGTTTCCGTGCGACCGTGGATGCGGCTTGCCGGTCTGCTCGGTGCGATGCGAAAATTCACCGAAGCATGTGGACTACGAATGCAAGTACTTGAGGTCGTTGGTACCAACTTGCGGAACCGACTGGTCCTGCGACCTGTTGCTGACTGTGATACCGATACGAGGATTGTTTCTGTCGGAGCAACAACGAAAATGCATGGCCGGGTTTCAGTGGAACCAAAGTCGTATCGCTTGCTACGAGGtacgattatttattttataacacgAAATGTGAGAACAGATGATTATGAGAATATTCGAATACAGAGATTTGAGGCTCTCGCAGCCTAGCATCCAAGCATTTCGTTGAACGAACTGGTAAGTAAGAAGATCAAGTTCACTTTACTCTAGAACTTAGAAATAATTAGGCATTGATTCTTTACGTCCCAACAGTCTCACAATCTAAGCGTACGCCCCTGCTTGATTTTAGTTTTCTTGAGTTTGAAGTTATTATACTTTAACGATAGACTTCGCTGATAACGTTACCAACGAATTACTGTGTTCTGCTGTGTCTTTGGTACTGTTCAGACATGCATGTTAAGAATTCATACCCTTTCATAGGGtacgggacccaattactgtggaggtgccaattactgtgcctatattaattataaagcattttgaaagcataatagatatttaaaaagaaatatatgacgttatatattaactgattttaaagaaaaaaatgtaatatctcttttttaatattctttattatgctttaatacaaccacagtaattggcacccacacagtaattgggtcccttatcctatgcttTCGCACTATTTGCAATTTTGATTAGTTGTTATTTTTAGGTTTTCTGATTTTGTAATCATAGCACTAGGGTAGATTCAgtttaaaaatccgaaacgtGTGTCTGGTATACGTCAACAAAGCAATGATGCAGTCCAGTGGTTTCACTGCGAATGCAGGGTCTAAGAAGTATAGGAATAATACGTGGCTTCATGTACTTCTTACTGAaagctatttttaaataattgcatGCGTAGCAAATGTTCTTCTTTTCAAAGAGCATCTATTATTACCAGTAGAcggcggatcttcatgcaagaTAAAGCTGTTCTATCTAAGCTGTAACAAACTGGAatgagaaaaaaaattattttctttattcataggtttagtaggttgaaaataatataacaatgttttttaattcttctaatgttttactgttttaaattacgcatttttgccataaatgcatcaaatccgcagccTATGAATTTACGAAAGGAAGATGAGTTTGCGGGAAGTTTAACGAATCAAACTGAAATTTTACCGTACGACCATAAAAAATATACACAAATAGGTATGCAGATGGTTTTTTTACTGTGTGTATCACGATTCTAATTAATGAATTTCCGGGAACAAGACCGAACTACTGCAACGGAATGTAGCAAATCCACCGAGCGAAGAGGAACTGGAGTTAATGAAACGCGTTTGCGAAACATTCGCTACGAACGCGTTCGAAACGGTCAGCGTCCAAGATAAGGATCGTTCCTCGAGTTTGCGCGGACTCTATCCTTTGGGGTCATTGCAAAACCACTGTTGCATACCGAACACGAGGCACCATTTCGATAGCGAACAACGACTCTACGTGAACGCTACGCTTCCGATTTCCGCAGGAGATGAGCTTACTATGTCTTATACGAGTTTATTCTGGGACACGACGTTACGTCGACATTTTTTAAGTGTCACCAAACATTTCTCCTGCGCTTGCAAACGGTGCAGCGATCCTACGGTAAATCTACAAAAAAatcctagactgcggatctttatttaGTTATAAGTAAATAGACAAGGCGAAATGAAAATGCAAAAATCTTTTGTGCCGTCAGTTTTGAAGAGTGTACGAggcttaaaaaaattgttagtaCGTTTATTTTACTTTGATGACAAAAAATCTTTCAGTTGATAAAAGAAACTTTTCCATTattctgatttttataaaataattttaaaaaatttccttttatctttttttatatatccgcaaatatattgatttttttttaaatttcgaaCCTATAACAAGTTAATGTCGTTTTTATGTAACATTAGGAATTTGGATCCAGATTAGGAGCGCTTTTATGTGCATCCGAAGAGTGTACCGGAAACTTGTTACCTCAGGAACCACTCAATATGGAGTCCCCCTGGATCTGTGATAAATGCTCCATTGTTATGAGCAATAAACAGGTGCttatacatttatttaaatatttaagcaAAACTGAAGAGTCTAGTATTttctaaattaaaataaataacgttttaactaaatttaaaaaaaattcacgtATCCATACTAATTAGATCTATAGAAGAGACAGTAAATATACTACAAATAATTCATTATCGTATTAACTATTACAAAGTCTATAGATCTTGAAAAGAAGTATTATATTCAACTTCAAAAACGTAAAGAAACTATAAAGTTATTCTTTTTTAGATAATTTCGATTCGTTCTAGTTTATCAACtataatgaaaaatgttttataTAAGGCTCCACGCGAGATCTGTAACTTTATGCAAAAGGAGCTTAAACTAGTGCTTCCAAACACTAATTATCTTGTTATGGATATAAAATTCCGAATTATTTCATACTACGGTAGAGCTGAAGGTGTACAATGGGCAGGTATTGAAATCGTATTAATATAATCTATTTTGgaaatatcaaaatatttttatttatcaaaacACTATATTAGATTTAACTGACGCGGAGCTTGACGTAAAGGCTAAATGCTGTAAAGACTTGCTCTCCATCTTAAATACCATGAATTGTGGTGATTGCAAGAAAAAAGGTAATCTGTTTCATAAAAAAGCTTGAAATAGTTTTGCACTATTTTTTCTGCAaataagataatttttttaatatcttagGTCTGATTTTGTATGAGTTATATTGCACAAACATGGAAAAGATGAAAAGATTACGACAGCAACAGAACATTAAAAATGAACAAGCACAGTTTTCTATACAGgtgtttatattatttatttacttatactGCGTTACTAACTCTCATATTTACATCATGTACTTTTTCCTAGTATGATGAAAACGAGCGTTTATTGAAGGAAGCAAAGACCATACTGCAAAATGATGTTGTGGCAGCCATTAACTTCGAGTGtgataaaaagatttttaaataatgttaATTGTTGTTTCCAGAATAATACAAAAAAATAGACGTTTTATGAAAAATCTTTTGATGTTGAAAATCAATACTACATACATACTCTCTAAATGTGTACGAAGTTTCATTTATAAAACACcagataaaaattacaattattccGTTTAGGTAGATCAAATCATTTAACTGATATCATCGAAATATCAAgaaaatactttttttaaacAGTATAAGCAAAATgttgttaattaatttttaaatttaagaatCTAAAATAATgcttttctataatttatagaaaaaaatattatgtaaAACGCTAGTAATGTAAAGTTTTACTCTTCCAATATAGCTACTCAGTTATAATCAATCTTCGTGCTTATAATTCAGATGAAGAATATGATATAAAATTTGAGtaatatacaaaaaatatttaattaaggTAATCGAAGAGCTaagtactaaaaaaaaattatcaatttaattttttcctacaTTGCACCACTGAAGAGGCTAAATTGGTTGCAGTAAACAATTAACTGAACCGCTCCAGCATGGAACAAACTGATGCGACTGACAACACTTTTGCCCTATGTTACACTGATACATATAATATAGCAGCAAAGTGTAATTTTGGGAGTCATGTCCTACAAATAAACGCTTTTTTCATACAACTTGTTGTAATAAGCATTTCGCCTCTTCGTATAAAGCTGTACAAGGTCTCAAAACTTCTAAATCGTAATCCACATCCTCTTCAGTATTTACATTGCTATTCCTGTAAGAAAATGACATTAGGAATTCTGCAACATATTATtacaacattaaaaaaaaacttattTACTTATACAGAAAGTCGTCCACTCCAGGTAACATATCATTATTCAGGTTATGTAACAAGCGATTTCGTGCAAGCGCCGTGTGCGTAAACGCAACATTGTGAAGGAAAAACTCTGAATGATCTGTAAATAAACATTcgacaaaataaatataatacatgTAAATAGTTTTCAAAAATATCAGACATACCACTTTTGCCATATTTCTTCcccaattttttcattaaatcctCGCCTCCGTACTTGGCAGAAATACCGATTCTATGAAGAATCGCCTTACACTGCCAACGATTTTCTGCATTTTGATTACAAATCGCAGGTCTTCGTGGCTGCGTTTCTTTTACTAGACTTTCCCAATCAACTCCCAAAGCATCTCCCAAACCTTTACCACTTGTTTTAATATCCTCTTCTAATTCACCGTCAGAAATCTCTTCGAAGTCCATAGTTTCCATATTCTCATCTTCCAgatttctaaataaatttaatgaGAATTGAATATGAACATACTACCACGTATGCGCTACTGTATAAATTTGtcactaataaataattaaaaataatacctAAATGACATTGTGTCAGTATTATCTTTTCCTTTAGAATTAAATACAGattcctctattgtctccttcgGAGATGACGGTACCGGTTCTTGAGTCGTTGACTGTGTATCGCGTTGCGTTGTGTCTGGTGTTTTCTTTGATCGTGTCTTATTTGTATCAACATCCTATAAATATAAGTATGTTTATAGGATTAGTATATATATTTAGATTTGTCGATAAATTGGAATAAAGAGAAATACACTTACTGTGATGTCTTCCATGTTCAAAATGTCATCTGGATCATCACTAATATCACTGAGATCGCTTTCAGTATGAAGCGTTTGCAAAGACTCATCGATGCAGGAACGTTTCGGTTCAGTTGTAACAGTTTCCTTAGtttcagatttttcttttaacaaaACCTTTTTCGGGAAACTATCCGTAGACTTCTCTCGAGTCGTAGACAATTTACCTTCTGCCAGTTCcattaactttttattaataGGTTCTTCTTTCATACTACCATACAGAGACGCTTGTTTAGAAGTATGAACTGTACACTCATCTCTATTTTCCGAATTATTATAGGTTCTTCTTTTACTGAAACAAGATGAACATATCATATATTGATGCGTCAAAACACTTTTATCGGCAACACATTAGTTAAATAATGTTGATTCATGAATAACGCACTTGTGAGATGTAGACTCTCCTATGTCTATCTCTTTTGAGCGATCGTTTCTGTAATGGCCACGGATATGCACAGATTGATTATCCCATTTCCGCGTATCATTTGATTTCCAATCCGTGATAGAATTATCATACCGGGAATTCCAGTCTTCATCGTGAACTTCTGAGCGAGGAAGGCTATCCCTGCTGTCCCACAATGCTCTTACACGCCACTCTCTTTCCTCCCAATCAACGGGTCCATAAGTTCGTTCTCTGCCATGTTCCACGTCTCTGTGATGATTGTCCCAATCATCATTTGGAACATTTTCGTCCCTGATAAATAGAAAACATAAAGGATGGTAATGTGGTTTCAACTTAACCCGCTGTAACGCTATGTATTATATGGGTTATCTACAAGTTTCAAgtcttgtttcatttcattgtTAGAATTTTACGTGAATTACATTGTTGACACTGCAGACGTACCGGATTGATGTGTTACTTCTTAACTTTTCTCCAGGATACAATGGATGTctgtgatgatgatgatgatgtcGATGATCTTCGAAGGTCGTCCTGTCTGCAGTCTGAACAACGTATCTAGATTCACGAGACCTTTCCTCGCGAATCCCTCGTCTTTCATCAAACGGACTATCGTACCGTCTTCCGTCAACAGGTTTTCTCCTCTCGTCTTCGTGAACATGATGTTCACGGTAATCCAAGTGTGTTGATGCTTCCTCTTGTTCATCCCAATGCTCGGACAACCGTCCGTAATTCCTGTTGTAGTTTCTGTCAATTTCGATAGTACGTCGCGGACTGGTTTCCCGTCTGTCAATTAATTTACATTAGCAAATGGATCATTTCGTGTCACATCAAACACTTATTATTGTCAATGTCAGCGATTCCAAGTAAAATACAAGTTCTCCTATTATAAAACAAGTTCTTCAATACTCCTAATGATTTAGACTTGTTGATGTTTTTCCCAACTAACTTCAAATTCTAGAAAGCTCTCTTAATAATCTCTACTTAATAATCTGACCGtctgtaatcaattttgaaatattcctcagAGTCAGTACGGCGTACTGTTGTTGGGTTTGAAGggttaaaaagaaagaaatatcaaCAATGTGTTTTCACGAGAATcagcaaaaattgcaaaacacGAAGATCTGTATGttctaaacaaattcgaaatcaGTAAACTTAAACTTCCCCCTTATTTTACGGGTTATCCTGACATCACTTACAATCATTTCACCGACATGATTTGATCGGTATCTTGATCAGTATCTGCTCATTAACACCTTTTCATCGACAATGTCAGCATTCACATCGAGTGGTCGACTTCTACTGCGTATAATGAAAAtagtgtcgatgaaaacattatCGCCGGTGAGGTCAGGGTAACCCTATTTTACAGGCATTATAAATCATATTTGAGAAAGATCCCTGACATCAACAATAAGAAGTGAATCGTCTGACATGGAATAACGTAATTAATGTAGCATATGATCGATCATGCTGCATGCACGAATTCATTCGTACCTGGCACCAAATCGTCTGTGTCTTTCTCGATCATAATGTCCAGTATCTATCCTGTCGATTAAGTTGTCTCGTGACGTTGACAGCGCTGCTGGCGCGGATGAAGACGACGAAGATGCTATAGAGGATTGTACTGGTGGTAAGGAAGGTGCTTGCGATGGAGGCGGTGCAGTATGTACAGTCTTATCCAATAAAGATGTTCTATCTAATGATCTCTCGCGTGGAAAACGGTCTCTAGGAGAATTTACACCAGGTTTGCGAGTGGGTGCATCTTTGTCGACAGCAGTTCTATCGTATCTGCTTTCAATTCGTTGTGTGGATGTCCTGTCTCGATCAGAGAGTGCTTTCGTTTCTGATCGTTCTCTCTCCCTGTCGCTCCTACGTTCCCGGGTACCGTTCTTCTCAAAGGCACTGTCTTTTCCTACTATTCGTTCTTTGTCCCGACTGTAACGCGAGTTCTTGTCTGCAGTTATATTTATCGATGTCGGAACTAGTGGTGGAACATCTCTGTCTCTGGCTTTCAATGGATCTTTCTCTCGATCACGGTCCCGATCTCGATCACGATCACGGTCACGATCACGATCTCGATCACGATCCCGATCCCTGtcacgatcacgatcacgatcTCGGTCCCTCTCCCGGTCACGATCGCGTTCTCGATCTCTGTCACGATCACGGTCCCTGTCCCGTTGTCGTTCGCGACAACGTTCTTGCAGatcctctttctctttatcaCGCGGATCCCGCTGATCTCGACCAAGTCTTGAATGACCTCGTTCGTCCCTTGTATGGTCTTTATCGCGTCGCTCTCTACTCTTTTGTCGTGTTTTGTCACCCACATAAGCTTTATCATCAAACTCCTTCCCAATTCGCCTGTGGCTCTCTTCTTGACTCGCCACTTGCCTGGCTCTGCTACTTTGCTCAGTCTTTCTAATGTCCTCCCTGTCCTTAGTCTTATCACTCTTGTGAGATTCACGATCTTTTTTCTCCACGTCTCTGGACCTGTTTGCGGAGATCTGTCTGTCTTGGGTCTTCGATGGTGAGGGCTCCCGTTTCGATCTCGAGGATTTCTCAGGTGTACGACTACGACGAGCTTTTGTTGATACTGGCTCTTTGGAGTGTTGATGTTTTGACCTTTCAGACGTCGGTGGTGTTCTGGAGCGTAACTCCTTGTCTTTACATTTTGCTTTAATCCTTTCATCGATTTTTAGTTTCTCATCTATCGTACGATTCTTCTCCTTTTCCTGTTCTTTGCCTTTGTCAAAAGATTTGTTTTTAGTGGTTTCTTTAGGTACTTCATCCACGTCTCGTACTTTTTTATAATGCCTGTCCTCTTTTTCCGCATCTCTAGTTTTAGTCGCTTTCGGAGATTCTGTCCTATTTCGTTCTCTAACTTTATTAGATGCAGCATGATGAGGCACAGATACAGAAGAGCCTAGTACCGCCGCTGCTG is a window of Halictus rubicundus isolate RS-2024b chromosome 4, iyHalRubi1_principal, whole genome shotgun sequence DNA encoding:
- the LOC143353133 gene encoding SET domain-containing protein SmydA-8 gives rise to the protein MNFPSTLDPEQVKEMLISHLKENKVLGDGLFPWTVGYSKLGGRGLFATRNIDVNELIFVDAPLIIGPKCAGNRLPMCVCCYKNECPLFPCDRGCGLPVCSVRCENSPKHVDYECKYLRSLVPTCGTDWSCDLLLTVIPIRGLFLSEQQRKCMAGFQWNQSRIACYETELLQRNVANPPSEEELELMKRVCETFATNAFETVSVQDKDRSSSLRGLYPLGSLQNHCCIPNTRHHFDSEQRLYVNATLPISAGDELTMSYTSLFWDTTLRRHFLSVTKHFSCACKRCSDPTEFGSRLGALLCASEECTGNLLPQEPLNMESPWICDKCSIVMSNKQIISIRSSLSTIMKNVLYKAPREICNFMQKELKLVLPNTNYLVMDIKFRIISYYGRAEGVQWADLTDAELDVKAKCCKDLLSILNTMNCGDCKKKGLILYELYCTNMEKMKRLRQQQNIKNEQAQFSIQYDENERLLKEAKTILQNDVVAAINFECDKKIFK
- the LOC143353131 gene encoding uncharacterized protein LOC143353131: MSKSSIRKITVDPTKCNTDSRRPSVFERLGTKPAVTAGQNSSEYCRNWALNGSCSYGKICKYANTHTLISPSKRAKKDNAIANTTGLIEDPFKRLTSKIVKKASHSPDLNLEEWNQTDLEYEDEKVLERRRQLLQRELELQMKKDKEVHGKDKVRQKKKAMTSSSSSHTSSTSSSSSSSSSEDSSSSSTSDSRKKVKKIKSKRHHSGSTDYDEDKERRRKLKLKRLGTKNDKPAVKKKRKLESTLTKKEVGNRSAKKYTSSSASRKHSSTPRTRSPAIQVPTTVASTAAAVLGSSVSVPHHAASNKVRERNRTESPKATKTRDAEKEDRHYKKVRDVDEVPKETTKNKSFDKGKEQEKEKNRTIDEKLKIDERIKAKCKDKELRSRTPPTSERSKHQHSKEPVSTKARRSRTPEKSSRSKREPSPSKTQDRQISANRSRDVEKKDRESHKSDKTKDREDIRKTEQSSRARQVASQEESHRRIGKEFDDKAYVGDKTRQKSRERRDKDHTRDERGHSRLGRDQRDPRDKEKEDLQERCRERQRDRDRDRDRDRERDRDRERDRDRDRDRDRDRDRDRDRDRDRDRDRDRDRDREKDPLKARDRDVPPLVPTSINITADKNSRYSRDKERIVGKDSAFEKNGTRERRSDRERERSETKALSDRDRTSTQRIESRYDRTAVDKDAPTRKPGVNSPRDRFPRERSLDRTSLLDKTVHTAPPPSQAPSLPPVQSSIASSSSSSAPAALSTSRDNLIDRIDTGHYDRERHRRFGARRETSPRRTIEIDRNYNRNYGRLSEHWDEQEEASTHLDYREHHVHEDERRKPVDGRRYDSPFDERRGIREERSRESRYVVQTADRTTFEDHRHHHHHHRHPLYPGEKLRSNTSIRDENVPNDDWDNHHRDVEHGRERTYGPVDWEEREWRVRALWDSRDSLPRSEVHDEDWNSRYDNSITDWKSNDTRKWDNQSVHIRGHYRNDRSKEIDIGESTSHNKRRTYNNSENRDECTVHTSKQASLYGSMKEEPINKKLMELAEGKLSTTREKSTDSFPKKVLLKEKSETKETVTTEPKRSCIDESLQTLHTESDLSDISDDPDDILNMEDITDVDTNKTRSKKTPDTTQRDTQSTTQEPVPSSPKETIEESVFNSKGKDNTDTMSFRNLEDENMETMDFEEISDGELEEDIKTSGKGLGDALGVDWESLVKETQPRRPAICNQNAENRWQCKAILHRIGISAKYGGEDLMKKLGKKYGKSDHSEFFLHNVAFTHTALARNRLLHNLNNDMLPGVDDFLYKNSNVNTEEDVDYDLEVLRPCTALYEEAKCLLQQVV